The following are from one region of the Stanieria sp. NIES-3757 genome:
- a CDS encoding dihydropteroate synthase yields the protein MFKVVYQNIEREFSRWTEALDYAKHLIPDCKSLFADIRIYQEKELIWIYSRSHKYPQYIGAGTYDRLARLFIVETMEEEEEKKR from the coding sequence ATGTTTAAAGTTGTTTATCAAAATATTGAGCGTGAGTTTAGTCGTTGGACAGAAGCTTTAGATTATGCCAAACATTTAATTCCTGATTGTAAAAGCTTATTTGCAGATATTCGGATTTATCAAGAAAAAGAACTGATTTGGATTTACAGCCGTTCTCATAAATATCCTCAGTATATCGGTGCAGGAACTTATGACAGATTAGCTCGTTTGTTTATTGTAGAAACAATGGAAGAAGAAGAGGAGAAAAAGAGATAA
- a CDS encoding HI0933 family protein, with translation MNVIVIGGGAAGFFGAIACAKANPHLKVTLLEAARQPLAKVRISGGGRCNVTHHCFDLAQLVQNYPRGGKALRGAFARFQPKDTINWFESRGVKLKTESDGRMFPITDNSETIVNCLIEEAQQVGVVLRTSAAVQNIRKNPKDGQFQIELNNGENLKSHKVIIATGSNRLGYLWAKNLGHTIESPVPSLFTFNLKDSRFQDLAGVSVDSVRVRLLTAEKNKLEQTGALLITHWGVSGPAILKLSAWGARILAEHNYQLPLEINWLSQENLETVKEKFLTAKTTHCRKKILNYCPLGLPKRLWQNLVNYVDINLEKTWTELSKKQLNQLAEEIIRGQYQIKGKGVFKEEFVTCGGVNLKEINFKTMESKICPGLYFAGEILDIDAVTGGFNFQNAWTTAWIAGNAIANLENQPLQPNLSFSETRTAKNQPLASK, from the coding sequence ATGAATGTAATTGTAATTGGCGGTGGTGCAGCAGGCTTTTTTGGTGCCATAGCTTGTGCTAAGGCTAATCCTCATTTGAAAGTTACTTTACTCGAAGCTGCTCGTCAACCTTTGGCAAAAGTAAGAATTTCTGGTGGTGGTAGATGTAATGTAACTCATCACTGTTTCGATCTAGCTCAATTAGTGCAAAATTATCCCAGGGGAGGGAAAGCTTTACGAGGTGCATTTGCTCGTTTCCAACCCAAAGATACGATTAATTGGTTTGAATCTCGCGGTGTTAAATTAAAAACTGAAAGCGACGGAAGAATGTTTCCGATTACGGATAATTCAGAAACTATTGTTAACTGTTTAATTGAAGAAGCTCAACAAGTAGGAGTAGTTTTAAGGACAAGTGCTGCTGTTCAAAATATTAGAAAAAATCCCAAAGATGGGCAATTTCAAATCGAACTAAATAATGGAGAAAATTTAAAATCTCATAAAGTTATAATAGCAACTGGTAGCAATCGTTTGGGTTATCTTTGGGCAAAAAATTTAGGACATACAATTGAATCTCCTGTTCCTTCTTTGTTTACTTTTAATCTTAAAGATAGTCGCTTCCAAGATTTAGCAGGAGTAAGTGTAGATTCAGTTCGAGTTCGTTTATTAACTGCTGAAAAAAATAAATTGGAACAAACAGGAGCTTTATTAATTACTCATTGGGGAGTTAGTGGCCCTGCCATTTTAAAATTATCTGCTTGGGGAGCTAGAATTTTAGCCGAACATAATTATCAACTTCCTTTAGAAATTAATTGGTTATCTCAAGAGAATTTAGAAACAGTTAAAGAAAAGTTTTTAACTGCAAAAACTACTCATTGCAGAAAGAAAATATTAAATTATTGTCCTTTAGGATTACCAAAAAGATTGTGGCAAAACTTAGTTAATTACGTTGATATTAATCTAGAAAAAACGTGGACAGAGTTAAGTAAAAAACAACTTAATCAACTAGCAGAAGAAATTATTCGAGGACAATATCAAATCAAAGGCAAAGGAGTATTTAAAGAAGAATTTGTTACCTGTGGAGGTGTCAATCTCAAAGAAATAAATTTTAAAACGATGGAGAGTAAAATTTGTCCTGGACTTTATTTTGCTGGTGAAATTTTAGACATTGATGCTGTCACAGGTGGTTTTAACTTTCAAAATGCTTGGACAACTGCTTGGATAGCTGGAAATGCCATTGCAAATCTAGAAAATCAGCCTTTACAACCAAATCTTAGTTTTTCTGAAACAAGAACTGCCAAAAACCAGCCACTTGCTTCTAAATAA
- a CDS encoding acetyl-CoA carboxylase, carboxyl transferase, beta subunit — protein MSLFDWFANIRKTEPAIQTKQEREIADGLWTKCQKCGTVAYAKDLRANQLVCAECGYHSMVDSDERIRQLIDSNTWKPLAEEICPTDPLGFKDRKPYRDRITDYQKKTGLTDAVKVGTGLLDGLPVALGVMDFRFMGGSMGSVVGEKLCRLIEQATAERFPVVIVCASGGARMQEGMLSLMQMAKISGALHLHQEANLLYIPVLTHPTTGGVTASFAMLGDLIIAEPKATIAFAGRRVIEQTIREKLPEGFQTSEYLLQHGFIDAIVPRTQLKKTLAQLISLHQPFYPLMSHLEYANNDNHRAMHEAI, from the coding sequence ATGTCTTTATTTGATTGGTTTGCCAACATTAGAAAAACAGAACCCGCAATTCAAACTAAACAAGAACGGGAAATTGCTGACGGACTTTGGACTAAATGTCAAAAATGTGGCACTGTTGCTTATGCTAAAGATTTGAGAGCAAATCAGTTAGTGTGTGCTGAGTGCGGATATCATTCGATGGTTGATAGTGACGAACGTATTCGTCAGTTAATCGATTCTAATACCTGGAAACCTCTAGCTGAAGAAATTTGCCCTACCGATCCGTTAGGATTTAAAGACCGGAAACCTTATCGCGATCGCATTACTGATTATCAAAAGAAAACTGGTCTAACTGATGCGGTAAAAGTTGGTACTGGTTTACTAGATGGTTTGCCCGTTGCTTTAGGAGTCATGGATTTCCGTTTTATGGGCGGTAGTATGGGTTCTGTAGTGGGGGAAAAACTTTGCCGTCTGATCGAACAGGCTACAGCAGAACGTTTTCCTGTCGTCATTGTTTGTGCTTCTGGTGGCGCAAGAATGCAAGAAGGAATGTTAAGTTTAATGCAGATGGCAAAAATTTCTGGCGCACTTCATCTTCATCAAGAAGCTAATTTATTGTATATTCCTGTCTTGACTCACCCGACTACTGGCGGTGTAACTGCCTCTTTTGCTATGTTAGGCGATCTGATTATCGCTGAACCTAAAGCAACGATCGCTTTTGCAGGAAGACGAGTTATTGAACAAACTATACGAGAAAAATTACCTGAAGGGTTTCAAACTTCTGAATATTTATTACAACATGGTTTTATTGATGCGATCGTTCCTCGTACTCAATTGAAAAAGACTTTGGCACAATTAATTAGTCTTCATCAACCTTTTTACCCTTTGATGTCTCATCTGGAGTATGCGAATAATGATAATCATCGAGCGATGCATGAAGCTATTTAG
- a CDS encoding phospho-2-dehydro-3-deoxyheptonate aldolase codes for MIVVMKVGSPELEIERVSTELQEWGLTPEKIIGKHKVVIGLVGDTASLDPLQIQEISPWIEEVLRVEKPFKRTSLEFRNGEPSEVIVPTPNGAVSFGKNHPVVVVAGPCSVENENMIVETAKRVQAAGAKFLRGGAYKPRTSPYAFQGHGESALELLAAAREATGLGIITEVMDTADLEKIAEVADVVQVGARNMQNFALLKKVGAQDKPVLLKRGMSATIDEWLMAAEYILAAGNPNVILCERGIRTFDMHYVRNTLDLSVLPVLRSLTHLPVMIDPSHGTGRAEYVPDMAKAAIAAGTDSLMIEVHPNPAKALSDGPQSLTPERFDHLMQELEVMAKVMGRWAKSPIAIA; via the coding sequence ATGATTGTCGTAATGAAAGTTGGTTCTCCAGAATTGGAAATAGAGCGTGTCAGCACTGAACTCCAAGAATGGGGACTAACACCAGAAAAAATTATTGGTAAACATAAAGTAGTGATCGGATTAGTAGGTGATACAGCTTCTCTAGATCCTCTACAAATACAAGAAATTAGTCCTTGGATTGAAGAGGTATTACGTGTAGAAAAACCTTTTAAGCGAACTAGTCTAGAATTTCGTAACGGCGAACCTAGTGAAGTCATTGTCCCAACTCCTAATGGTGCAGTAAGTTTTGGCAAAAATCATCCTGTAGTGGTGGTAGCTGGTCCTTGTTCGGTTGAAAACGAAAATATGATCGTTGAGACAGCCAAACGAGTTCAAGCAGCAGGAGCAAAATTTCTAAGAGGAGGCGCGTATAAACCTCGTACTTCTCCCTATGCTTTCCAAGGGCATGGTGAAAGTGCTTTAGAATTATTAGCCGCAGCTAGAGAAGCGACGGGTTTAGGAATAATTACCGAAGTGATGGATACTGCTGATTTGGAAAAAATAGCAGAAGTCGCAGATGTTGTGCAAGTAGGGGCAAGAAATATGCAGAATTTTGCCCTGTTAAAAAAAGTCGGAGCGCAAGATAAACCAGTATTATTGAAACGCGGTATGTCTGCTACTATCGATGAATGGTTGATGGCAGCCGAATATATTCTGGCAGCAGGTAATCCTAATGTCATTCTTTGTGAGCGAGGTATCCGTACTTTTGATATGCATTATGTACGTAATACTCTCGATTTGTCAGTTTTACCTGTTCTTCGTTCTTTGACTCATTTACCAGTGATGATCGATCCTAGTCATGGTACAGGTAGAGCAGAATATGTTCCTGACATGGCAAAAGCTGCGATCGCAGCAGGAACCGATTCTCTGATGATTGAAGTGCATCCTAACCCAGCTAAAGCTCTTTCCGATGGCCCTCAATCTCTTACTCCCGAACGTTTTGACCATTTAATGCAAGAGTTGGAAGTAATGGCTAAAGTTATGGGGCGTTGGGCAAAATCACCGATAGCGATCGCTTAA
- the rpsO gene encoding ribosomal protein S15: MSLTQQRKQELMSEYQIHETDTGSADLQVAILTERINQLTQHLKNNDKDHSSRRGLLKMIGRRRNLLTYIQQRDQERYQQLIARLGIRR; the protein is encoded by the coding sequence ATGAGCCTAACTCAACAACGTAAACAAGAATTGATGTCCGAATATCAAATTCATGAAACCGATACTGGTTCTGCTGATTTACAAGTTGCTATCCTGACCGAAAGAATTAACCAACTAACTCAACATCTCAAAAACAATGATAAAGACCATTCATCTCGTCGTGGACTACTGAAAATGATCGGTCGTCGTAGAAATCTACTGACTTACATTCAACAACGAGACCAAGAACGTTATCAACAACTAATTGCTCGTTTAGGTATTCGCCGTTAA
- a CDS encoding hypothetical protein (conserved hypothetical protein) yields MSSESKRGRLPFEPRQNKKKKPKKEPAAVNNTVAEQPQKVTKAKATKSEASIGAIPNTVSKRMARRMALFCTVPTGLGMLSFVLFYLIRTNNLLELPSVIPLIVSISFFGIGMVGLSYGILSASWDEKRAGTWLGVEEFKINWQRMIAAWRNSRNTTQED; encoded by the coding sequence ATGTCTTCTGAATCAAAACGGGGTCGTCTTCCCTTTGAACCCCGTCAAAATAAGAAAAAAAAGCCTAAAAAAGAACCTGCTGCTGTGAATAATACAGTAGCAGAACAGCCCCAAAAAGTAACTAAAGCCAAAGCAACTAAATCTGAAGCTAGTATTGGAGCTATCCCCAATACAGTGAGCAAGCGCATGGCGCGTCGAATGGCTTTGTTTTGTACTGTCCCGACTGGTTTGGGAATGTTGTCCTTTGTGCTTTTTTACTTAATAAGAACTAATAATTTATTAGAATTGCCTTCTGTCATTCCTCTAATCGTTAGCATTAGCTTTTTTGGCATAGGAATGGTTGGTTTAAGTTACGGCATTCTTTCTGCTTCTTGGGATGAAAAACGCGCAGGTACTTGGTTAGGTGTAGAAGAATTTAAAATTAATTGGCAACGAATGATTGCAGCTTGGCGAAATTCTCGTAACACTACCCAAGAAGATTAA